A window of Thermodesulfobacteriota bacterium genomic DNA:
GCCTGGCCACGCCTTGGCAGTAAACCAGGGCCCAGTCCGGTTTTTCATCCAGCAGTTCGGTGACCATATCCCGGACAACATGGGTGTAGTTGGAACTGCAGTGGTTCTGCTGCGACGGCGGGTGATGGAGCAGAGCGCCGGCTTTAAAATAAAACTCCTTGAGGACAACGTTGGGCGGCAGGGCGTTTTTACGCAGGTCGGTCATGTAGTCCAGGTCCGGCACCCCGGCCCAGATCCGGTCCGCCATGGGCCCCAGAATCCGACGCTCCAGCTCGCCGGAGGCGGCCGGTTTTTCCAGGGACAGGGCGGTGGCGATGATCAGTTGAATGGAGGGATCGGCCTTGGCCCGGCGGTAGACTTCATTGACAAAGGCCTGGGGTTTGCCCAGGGCCAGGGGCAGGCCCAGCACCACTTTTTTACCGCAGACCTCAAAAACGTGATCCACGCAGGTCCCGATATTGTCGAAAAACTTCGTTTCCATTGCCATTATCCCCTTTAGAGACAATCTCCCGCCTGCAAATGAACCAGCCGCTCGTAAAAAGCCGCCACGCCCGGCGCGCCTGAAATAATATGTCCTGTCGGCCCATACGAACAGGCGCTGGACCGGGTCCGCAGCCTGGCCGTGCACATGGAGGTGGTCCGTTTCCTGGGCAGTTGCCCGGCTTTGGTGCAAAGATCGTTCAGATCGTCATGACGTATGCGCTTCATCATGCCTCCGGCTCGGGTTCGTATCATGGATTTGGCAAGCTTACATGGAAACGCCATGATTGACAACTGCCGTACGATAGAGTGATTTAAGCCAAAGAGAATCCGCCGGCGGCAAAGAATCCTGAGAGGCGGCGGAAGAAACACGGCATCCCCTGGCCGGACTGCGCCCGTGTACTTTGCGGCATCAGAAATCCTCCAGGTCACGGAAACTCAGGGCCAGCGTGACGAGCACCGCCCAGAGGGTGCGGAGGTTTTTAGGCGCCACCCGCAAGGTCCGCCACATTCTCCGGATCGAAAAATGGAAACGGCGGTAGGCGGATTTGTTGATTTTCCACAGGGTGGCGGACGGCACTTCCGAGAGATTGACCCGCAACACCGAATAGCGCATATGCCCGTTACCGTCATTTTGGGCCTCTTTGACAGGAAAGCGTTCCGCCAGTTCCGTTCCCGGGAAAGGATTGACATAAAAGAAAAATGCCTGGTGAAGTTTTGAACCCAGGGCATAATCGACCGTCCGCCGCATCTCCGTCTCGGTTTCCGTGGGAAACCCCTGCATGAAAAACCCGCCGGTCATAATGCCCCGGTCGGCGGTATAGGCGATCATTTCATCGGTCCTCTGGAAATCGAGGTTCTTGCGGATCAGCCGCTGGAGCCTGGGCACGGCCGTCTCCACGGCGTAAATGATGCGGTAGGTCCCGGCCTGTTTCAACAGGTCGATCAGTTCCCGGTCCATGCGGTCGGCCCTCAGTCCCGTGGGAAAGGAAAGGGCCAGGTCCAGCTTCTCGTCTATCATGCGCCGGGCGATGGCCTTGGCCCGGTCCGGATCGGCATTAAAACAGTCGTCTTCGATCTCGATTTCCCGGACACCGTAAGTGTCCTTGAGCATGGCCATTTCCCGCACCACCGATTCGGGGGACCGGGCGCGGAACTTCCGGCCGAAGACATTATGGCAGTAGATGCAGCCAAAGGGACATCCCCGGCTGGTAAACAGGGGGAGGCAGCGATGGGACTTCTTGATGACACTCTGACCGGAACGGCCGGGAAAAGAGAAGTATCGTTCCGGCCGCAGCAGATCCCAGGCCACGTTCAATTGATTGATGTCTTCGATGAACCCGTCGCGCGGAACAGCCTGAACGACGCCGTCCCGGCTGAAAATTACACCCGGAATCCGGTCCGGGGCCTGGCCCGCTTCCAGGGCCTTCAGGTAACCGGTAAAACCCGCCTCGCCTTCGCCGGCCACGGCCAGATCGATCAGGCCGGTGGCCACCATCTCTCTTCCCAGGCTGGAAACCAGGGCGCCGCCCAGGACAACGGGGGCCTTACCGCCTTCCCGTTTATAGACGCCGGCCACATCCAGGGCCGCCTCCTTTTCAGCCCTGGCATAAAGGGCCGTGAGGCCGATAACGTCCGGCCGTTCATCCAGAATCCGTCTTACCGTCCGCGTCACGGGCAGCCGTTCCAGCCGGGCGTCCAGGATGGTCACGTCGTGGCCGGCCGACCGGGCGGCGCCGGCGATATAGCCCAGGCCCAGGGGCAGATAGGTGGATTTGAGTCCGGCATTGGGCCGGACCAGCACGACTTTCATGGAAATGTCTCCGCAAGATATAACCTCATTTTACCCTATCTCGCTTTTACGCACGGATCAAGCCGGCGCTTAACTATTGATAAACTATACACCAATAAACTTGACGCATTCTCATATAAATTAGTTATTATGAGGGAAAACTGTAAAATATTTTTCTTGACCATTAAGTCCAAATAGGATAAAAGCAACCAACGAGCATTGATGCTCTCGTAAAAAAGTTTTTGTGAGCGCCTTTTGATCTTTTTGGGAATCATCACATTTTAACCTGGCCCCGGCTTTCACCGGACCGACGAACAGGGAGAGAAAAACATGGGCAAAACAGTCGCTATCACCGGCGTCAACAGCTATTTCGCGTCAACGCTGCTGCCAAAACTCCAGGCTGATCCGGACGTCGATAAAATCATCGGCATCGATGTCACCCCCTGGAAAGGCGGCTTTAAAAAAGTCGAATTCCACCGTGTCGATACCCGCGACGCGACCATCTCCTCTCTGCTCCAGGGCGTCGACGTGCTCTTCCATCTGGCTTTTGTGGTCGCCGAAATCCAGGACAAGCAGAAAACCCGGGATATTAATATCAACGGCAGCAAAAACGTTTTTCAGGCCTGCGTCAACAACAATATCCGCAAGGTTATCTATACCAGCAGTATGACAGTTTATGGCTCGCACCGGGACAACCCCATCGGCTTCACCGAAGATTCGCCCCTGGCCAGAAACGACGACAACTATTACAACACCAGCAAGGTGGAAGTGGAAAATTTCGTGGCCGACTTTTTCAAGGGCCACCCCGACATCACCCTGACCATTGTCCGGGCCGGGCTGCTGGTGGGGCCGAAAATCAACAACATGTTTTCAAAACTCTGGTCCATGAAGGTGACCGCGCTGCCCTCGGGCAATATTTCCCATAACCAGTTCATCCATGAGCAGGATCTGGGCGAAGCCCTCTACCTGGTTTACAACCGGGACGTCCCCGGCATTTACAACGTCACCGCCGACGACGCCGTGACGACCCGCTGGTGTTTTAAACAGGCCGGCGCCATCGTCATCCCCCTGCCCGCGGCTGTCCTGAAAGTGATCGCCAACATTGCCTTTAAACTGAGACTGTTCCCGGCCAGCGGCGGCTGGGTCAGCGTAAGCCGTTACACCATTTTCGGTTTGAGTACCAAATTCAAGCAAGCCACCGGCTGGCAGCCGCGTTATTCATCAGCCGAGGCTTTCCAGGATTATATCAAGGCCAAGAAGCGGGATGCCAAGGATAATCCCATCCAGGCCACCCTGTCCTGGATATTCAAAAGCGGGCCGCGGACCCGGCCAACCATGGCCGTGCTGCAAATCTTCCGGCTCGGCAAGGTTCCCGGCATCCGGCGACTGATCCCCTGGATGAACCCGGATAAGAACAGCATGAGCTATCTGCCGGTCAACAAGACCCTGGGCGAGGTTTCCAACCAGGCCCTGCCGGTCCAGGCCCTGCATGATTTCATCGACAAGGCCACCATCCACGTCATCATGGACAACTGCGGCTGCCGCCTGGCCCGCAACTGCCAGCACTACACCCACGATGTCGGCTGCCTGTTCATGGGCAACAGCGCCCTGAAGATCCCCCATGGCGTCAGCCGCCGGGTGACCCGGCAGCAGGCCCATGACCATGTCAACCGGGCCATCGACGCCGGACTGATCCCCATGACCGGCAAGGTGCGGGTGGATAACTTCATCTTCCTGACGCCCGACAAAAGCCAACTGCTCAGCGTTTGTTTCTGCTGTCCCTGCTGCTGCATGATGACGGCCTTCAAGCATATTCCCGGCGACTACCTGGACGGCATCATGCCGCCGATCGAAGGCGTCCGCGTGGAAGTGACCGACGCCTGCGTCGGTTGCGGCAAATGCCTGGAAGCCTGCGGCTTCGGGGCCATATCCATCGTCAACGGCCGGGCCGTGCACGACAACCACTGCCGCGGTTGCGGCCGGTGCGTCAACTTCTGCCCGAACAACGCCATTAAAATCACCATCGACAACCCGCATGTGGTCGAGGATATCAAGAAGCGGATCGAATCCTACGTCGAGTTCTGATCCGGCGACCTTACCGACCATCACAAATCATCGTCGCCCCGCGCAAGAAAAAAAATTTCCTGCCGGGGCGACAGTCATTTTTGCGGCCGATCGTGAAAAAAGTTTTGCATTC
This region includes:
- a CDS encoding radical SAM protein; the encoded protein is MKVVLVRPNAGLKSTYLPLGLGYIAGAARSAGHDVTILDARLERLPVTRTVRRILDERPDVIGLTALYARAEKEAALDVAGVYKREGGKAPVVLGGALVSSLGREMVATGLIDLAVAGEGEAGFTGYLKALEAGQAPDRIPGVIFSRDGVVQAVPRDGFIEDINQLNVAWDLLRPERYFSFPGRSGQSVIKKSHRCLPLFTSRGCPFGCIYCHNVFGRKFRARSPESVVREMAMLKDTYGVREIEIEDDCFNADPDRAKAIARRMIDEKLDLALSFPTGLRADRMDRELIDLLKQAGTYRIIYAVETAVPRLQRLIRKNLDFQRTDEMIAYTADRGIMTGGFFMQGFPTETETEMRRTVDYALGSKLHQAFFFYVNPFPGTELAERFPVKEAQNDGNGHMRYSVLRVNLSEVPSATLWKINKSAYRRFHFSIRRMWRTLRVAPKNLRTLWAVLVTLALSFRDLEDF
- a CDS encoding NAD-dependent epimerase/dehydratase family protein, with the protein product MGKTVAITGVNSYFASTLLPKLQADPDVDKIIGIDVTPWKGGFKKVEFHRVDTRDATISSLLQGVDVLFHLAFVVAEIQDKQKTRDININGSKNVFQACVNNNIRKVIYTSSMTVYGSHRDNPIGFTEDSPLARNDDNYYNTSKVEVENFVADFFKGHPDITLTIVRAGLLVGPKINNMFSKLWSMKVTALPSGNISHNQFIHEQDLGEALYLVYNRDVPGIYNVTADDAVTTRWCFKQAGAIVIPLPAAVLKVIANIAFKLRLFPASGGWVSVSRYTIFGLSTKFKQATGWQPRYSSAEAFQDYIKAKKRDAKDNPIQATLSWIFKSGPRTRPTMAVLQIFRLGKVPGIRRLIPWMNPDKNSMSYLPVNKTLGEVSNQALPVQALHDFIDKATIHVIMDNCGCRLARNCQHYTHDVGCLFMGNSALKIPHGVSRRVTRQQAHDHVNRAIDAGLIPMTGKVRVDNFIFLTPDKSQLLSVCFCCPCCCMMTAFKHIPGDYLDGIMPPIEGVRVEVTDACVGCGKCLEACGFGAISIVNGRAVHDNHCRGCGRCVNFCPNNAIKITIDNPHVVEDIKKRIESYVEF